One genomic window of Clostridia bacterium includes the following:
- a CDS encoding IS66 family transposase translates to MEKINVEGLSPEVTAYIAHLEAQVEQLEEKLARLQKAMFGPSSEKRRYVLEHDPNQLCLFNEAEVEADKHAP, encoded by the coding sequence ATGGAAAAGATAAACGTTGAGGGACTTTCCCCGGAAGTAACTGCATACATTGCCCACTTGGAAGCTCAGGTTGAACAGCTTGAGGAGAAGCTGGCGAGGCTGCAAAAGGCCATGTTCGGCCCATCCAGTGAGAAACGCCGGTATGTGCTGGAACATGATCCGAACCAGCTTTGCCTTTTCAACGAAGCTGAGGTTGAAGCTGATAAACATGCTCCC
- the tnpB gene encoding IS66 family insertion sequence element accessory protein TnpB, producing the protein MLKDIFAYDGIYLACGATDLRKSVDGLALLVKEKFNLDPFGNYLFLFCNRNRNRLKALTWDQNGFVLYYKRLDGAGARFKWPKDPGKVRNITVKQLRLLMEGFTIDPPKGFGEITARDFY; encoded by the coding sequence ATGCTAAAGGACATTTTTGCATATGACGGCATTTACTTGGCCTGCGGGGCTACCGACTTAAGAAAATCCGTGGACGGCCTCGCTCTTTTGGTAAAAGAGAAATTCAACCTCGATCCTTTCGGCAATTACCTCTTCCTCTTCTGCAATCGGAACCGCAACCGTCTAAAAGCTCTCACTTGGGACCAAAACGGCTTTGTCCTGTACTATAAACGGCTCGACGGGGCCGGCGCCAGGTTCAAATGGCCGAAAGACCCGGGCAAGGTGAGAAACATCACCGTAAAACAGCTCCGCCTCTTAATGGAGGGCTTTACCATCGACCCACCTAAAGGCTTTGGGGAAATTACCGCCCGGGATTTCTATTAA
- a CDS encoding transposase, which yields MTKEERAALVAECRASGLTAKEWCRQNGIKYSQYCSWDTRVNQETKQGETPQWVNVTLVKDDNWNNEIKITCGRFNILVGPDFNPTLLGEVLKVVQALC from the coding sequence ATGACCAAGGAAGAAAGAGCAGCTCTGGTAGCCGAGTGCAGAGCAAGCGGCCTGACCGCCAAGGAATGGTGCCGGCAAAACGGTATCAAATACTCCCAGTACTGCAGTTGGGACACCAGGGTAAACCAGGAGACCAAGCAAGGTGAAACACCTCAGTGGGTTAATGTAACTCTGGTCAAAGACGATAACTGGAATAACGAAATCAAGATTACTTGCGGCAGATTCAACATCTTGGTAGGACCGGACTTTAACCCAACCCTTTTGGGGGAGGTTCTTAAGGTTGTGCAGGCCCTATGCTAA